One window from the genome of Thermus tengchongensis encodes:
- a CDS encoding tetratricopeptide repeat protein — MRRWITVLAAMVWVAGLAQAPQVAALVDAGRFQEAYEAGLKLGTPEGLALGAKGASFYAMYQAKPEEKRAWFERAEKAASQAIAKAPDYPEGYFERARALGRLSQFKGILEALAEGLAPKIKGDLEKTLKLKPDHAGAMVALALWHFELVQKGWLVAATQGADASRVEPLMKKAMELEPEVIIHRVEYAKVLAAWNKKEEARKQLETALALPARTAADRYDQERARQELAKLK; from the coding sequence ATGAGGCGCTGGATAACCGTACTTGCCGCGATGGTTTGGGTTGCTGGCCTGGCCCAGGCGCCCCAGGTGGCGGCCCTGGTGGACGCGGGGCGGTTTCAGGAGGCCTACGAGGCGGGGCTGAAGCTGGGCACCCCTGAGGGCCTGGCCCTGGGGGCCAAGGGGGCGAGCTTCTACGCCATGTACCAGGCCAAGCCCGAGGAGAAGCGGGCCTGGTTTGAACGGGCGGAGAAGGCCGCCTCCCAGGCCATCGCCAAGGCCCCGGACTACCCGGAGGGGTATTTTGAGCGGGCCCGGGCCCTGGGCAGGCTTTCCCAGTTCAAGGGGATCCTCGAGGCCCTGGCCGAGGGCCTGGCCCCCAAGATCAAGGGGGACCTGGAGAAGACCCTTAAGCTCAAGCCCGACCACGCCGGGGCCATGGTGGCCCTGGCCCTCTGGCACTTTGAGCTGGTGCAGAAGGGCTGGCTGGTGGCCGCCACCCAAGGGGCGGACGCCTCCCGGGTGGAGCCCCTCATGAAGAAGGCCATGGAGCTGGAGCCTGAGGTCATCATCCACCGGGTGGAGTACGCCAAGGTCCTGGCCGCCTGGAACAAGAAGGAGGAGGCCAGGAAGCAGCTGGAAACCGCCCTCGCCCTCCCCGCCAGGACCGCCGCTGACCGCTACGACCAGGAAAGGGCCCGGCAGGAGCTGGCCAAGCTGAAGTAG